TCAGGTTAGATGCCTGGTTCTACTCCAAGTTATTTTTATGCAGATTTCAGTGAATTGGTAAACAAATGAGCAAAAGGCGTGAAATATGATCGTTCATAGTTTAAAATAGCTATAAACTAGCACGAGCGAAAATTGGAGTATGCCTCCGGTTTTCACTCGTGTATTTTTTTCCTATTGACATGCTGGAAAAGTGGTAGTATTATTTTGTTTGTTAATTATTTTAGCTACTAAGATATTTTGCAAATAAGTAATTAAGTTTCTAAAGGAGAATTCCGATCGTGGCAGAACATAATGAAAATTTTGTGGATCGTAAACGAGAAATATTGCAGGAAGTTCAAGGATTGTTTGAAGCTGTTGCCCGTAAGCTCAAACATAAAATCCAGCATTCCCAATCTGCTTTCCAGCTTGCAGGTGGGCAAGTATTCGTAATGATGATGCTTCATAGACAAGAAATATGTAAAGCATCAGATATTGCTGCTCATTTGGGCATAACCTCAGGAGCCGTTACAGGATTAACCGATAAGATGGTGAAAATGGGGATATTAAATCGTATCCGTTCGGAAGAAGATCGCCGTGTCGTACAATTCTCGCTTACGGCTAAAGGGATCGAGGTTTTGGAGCATATTCGCCAGGAGCGCCTGCAAATGTTACTTGGCACGTTTGAAAATCTCGGGACAGAAGATTTAGAAAAAATGTTGGAAGTATTCACTAAGTTGAATGCTGTCCTATAATAATTTACAAGGAGTGGAATTATGACTGAAACAATATTGACACCGAAGCAAATCCGTTGGATTGTCACTGGACTTATGCTCGGTCTTTTGCTTTCTTCACTTGATCAAACCATCGTTTCAACTGCGATGCCCACAGTTATTGCAGATTTACATGGACTATCACTTTACAGCTGGGTATTTTCCATCTATATGTTGACTTCAACAACATCGGTCCCTATTTTTGGTAAGTTGGCTGATTTATTTGGTAGAAGATTGATTTACTTAATAGGAATGGGCTTTTTCCTCGTGGGTTCTGCTCTTTGTGGCTTTTCCCATAATATGACGGAACTCATTATATTCCGGGCTATTCAAGGGATTGGCGCAGGGGCTTTAATGCCGATCGCTATGACGGTTATCGGGGATATCTTTCCGCCGGAGCGTCGTGGTAAAATGCAAGGTCTTTTTGGAGCAGTCTTTGGTCTTTCGAGTGTGGTAGGACCGGCAATCGGTGGTTTTATCGTTGATAATTTTAATTGGCAGTGGATTTTCTACATTAACCTTCCGATTGGAATTGCAGCAGCTATTGTTCTTGCTATATTCTTAAAAGAATCCAAAAGTGATGAGAAGAAATCCATCGACTGGGGTGGAGCGCTTGTTTTGACAGGTGCTGTTGTAACATTGCTTCTTGCACTTGTGCTTGGAGGCGGAACCGAAAGTGATACGGGTACACATTATCCTTGGGGATCTCCGCAGATAATCGGACTATTTTCTGCCAGCGCTATACTAATTGCATCATTTATTCTAATTGAATCAAAGGTAAAAGAGCCGATTATCCCGCTTCACTTGTTTAAAAAACGTGTTATTTCTGTTTCTAGCATTGTAGGCTTTTTCATGGGAATTGGAATGTTTGGAGCTATTACGTATATTCCTTTATTTGTCCAAGGTGTTATTGGGTCATCTGCATCTAGAGCGGGTTACATTCTTACGCCGCTCATGCTCTCGCTGATCTTATCAAGTATCATCGGTGGTAGAATTATCGCCAAAGTATCTTACCGTGTTATTATTGTTACTTCGATGTGTATCATGACGATAGGCTTCTATCTTATGTCTCAAATGGATATCCATACAACAAATAGTGCTATCGTTTTATATATGATTATTTCTGGTTTTGGAATGGGTGCATTGATGCCTGTATTAACTATTGCAGTTCAAAGTGCCGTTCCAAAAGAACAACGTGGGGTTGCAACTTCTTCCTCACAGTTCTTTCGCTCGATTGGTGCAACATTAGGTGTGAGTGTTATGGGCGCACTAATGACGAATAAAATGAATGAAGGCATTCAAAATCTAGGCACTATTCTTCCTAATATCCCAAAGGAAGTAATAGCAAAATTTGCAAATCCGCAAATCTTATTAAATGCAAAAGCAAGAGCAAGTATGCCGCCTGCCCTTTTAGATCAAGTACGCGGAGTATTAGCTAATTCAATCACAGTTATTTTCGTTAGTGGTGTCATTTTCATAATAATCGGCCTTATAGCTGGCTTGTTCATGGGTCGTGAACGTCTTAAAAAGACTGAAGAAAACGAACCAAAGGAAGCTTTAAAAACCAAGCCAGAATTGACGTAATCCATAAACAAATGAAGTCGTCAAGCATCAGCAAGAAAGCTGAGCTTGACGGCTTTTTGTTATTTAATCGTATATCCAAACAAACTATTTACGGAAAGTAGTAGAATTTTTCTATTAACAAATATTGAGCAACTTCTTCTTTATGATTATGATAAACATAATGGTTAAAAATGAAAGGGGTTTCTGAACTTGATTCTCGTCATCGACAACTATGATTCATTTACACATAATTTAATTCAATATATTCGCCAAGTTACTGAGCATGAGGTTATCATAAAAAGAAATGATCATATCACGATTGAACAAATTGAAAAGCTGCAGCCTGATTATATCTTACTTTCTCCAGGCCCAGGAAATCCAACTGAAGCTGGGATTTGTTTGAAAATTGTTGAGTATTTCCACAAAACAATTCCCATTCTTGGGGTTTGTCTGGGACATCAAACAATTGCGCAAGCATTTGGAGGAACGGTTGAAAAGGCAAATCATCCGATGCATGGAAAAATATCTATGATAAAACATGATGAAAAGGGTGTTTTTTGTAAAATTGCTTCTCCGATGCAAGTAACCCGATATCATTCATTAATTGTACATAAAGAAACATTACCAAGAGAGTTAGAAATAACCGCCCTAACGGAAGATGGAGAAATAATGGCTATTCGCCATAAAAAATTTCCTGTAGAGGGTGTGCAATTTCATCCAGAGGCAATCTTAACTGAACTAGGGATGAAGATGATTGATAATTTTTTCAATCAACATGATAGGAAGGACTATTAGTGATGAGTCAAGAAAACCACTATCAGCTATTTTATGAATTTGCTGACCAAACAGGTAAGAAGAAATCAATGTTATTCGAAAACCCAATTGAAATTATTGAAGTATATAAAATAGAAGAAGTAAAAATAGCACTGGAGAAAATCCAAGCGGCCACCCGTTCAGGGTATTATGCAGCTGGATACGTTTCCTATGAAGCAGCACCCGCTTTTGATCAAGCATTTTTGGTTCACTCGGATTCAATAATGCCGCTTTTATGGTTTGGAATTTATAAAAGCCCAGATCAAAAGCCAAAGATAAATGAAAATCAGTTGTTTAAGGTTGGAGATTGGTTACCCGATACGTCTACCCAACAATACCATTTAGCCATTTCAACTATAAAAAAAGCTATTGAAAAGGGGGATACGTATCAAGTAAATTATACAATCAGACTTCGTTCTCAATTTGAAGGAAATGACTTTGCTTTTTATCGGCAGCTATCTAAAGCGCAGTCATCAAATTATAGTGCTTACTTAAATACTGGGAAGTTTCGAATTCTCTCGGCATCACCAGAATTATTTTTCCATTGGAAAGATGGATCTATTACTACTCGCCCGATGAAAGGTACATGTATGCGGGGACGCTTTCTTGAAGAGGACGAAGAAAACTCGCGGTGGCTGCATCAATCGGAGAAAAACCGAGCAGAGAATGTCATGATAGTTGATTTACTGCGAAATGATCTGGGTGTGGTATCGATACCTGGATCTGTAAAGGTGCCCAAGCTATTTGAGATTGAAAAGTATCCGACTGTTTTGCAAATGACGTCAACCATTACGGCTGAAACATCTCCAGAGACTACATTAATCGATGTCTTTTCTGCCCTTTTTCCGTGTGGGTCCATTACAGGAGCACCAAAAATTAGTACGATGAAGATTATTTCATCATTAGAAAATTCGCCCCGTGAGGTTTATTGTGGTGCAATCGGCTATATAACTCCTGACAATGAAGCGATTTTTAATGTGCCAATTCGGACGGTTGTTATTGATTCAGAGACGGGAAAGATGGAATATGGCGTTGGTGGTGGAATTACATGGGATTCCGAAATAGAAGATGAATATCAAGAAGCCCTAACGAAAGCTATGCTATTAAAAGAAAAGACACCTAAGTTTGGGCTATTGGAAAGTTTACGGTTGGAAAATGGCGGTTACGATTTACTTGACCGACATTTACACCGACTTCAAAGATCGGCTGATTACTTTGGTTTTCCTATTTATGAACAAGAAATAAGAGAAAAACTAGTGGACTACGCAAGAAATCATCCACATAATACCGAAAAAGTCAGGTTAGTCGTCCAAAAGGATGGGGAGGTTTCCTTGCAAGGAGAGATTCTACCCATTCTAAATAATCCTTTACCTTATCGTCTTGCTACAGAACCTATTTCTAAACAAAATCGCTTCCTTTATCATAAAACAACGAATCGAGAGGTTTACGATCAACAGCGGTTCATGCATCAGGATGTATTTGATGTTCTACTCTGGAATGAAGATGGAGAATTAACAGAATTCACAATTGGAAATTTAGTTGTTAAACTGGATGGACAATTATATACTCCTCCGATCGAGTGCGGGTTATTGGCAGGAACTATGAGAGAAGAGTTATTGGCTAATGGGAAAATAATAGAACATATTTTAGCAAAGAAAGATCTTGAAAGAGCATCGCAGGTCTGGCTAATAAACAGTGTTAGAAGATGGGTACCCGTTTATTTGGATAAACTTTTAGGTAAAAAGTAATCCTTAAACACAGAAAGGCACAAGCATTTGCTTGTGCTTTTTGTGTTTAAGAGGGAAAGAAACTTGCGCAATCGAGGCTTAGAAGGAATTATAAAAATGGCAACAATCAAAGTGACAAAAAGCATTTTTGTATAAATTGAAACAAAACTGTAAACGCTTTATCATTAGGCTATAGAGTTTAACAACAGCTTGAAAGGAGAAATGAAAATGAACCAAACGGTTAATGATAAATCAGATGTTAAAGTTAAAATACAACGATTTGGTAGTTACCTAAGTGGTATGGTTATGCCGAACATTGGCGCATTTATCGCATGGGGACTTATCACAGCATTATTTATTCCAACAGGCTGGTGGCCTAATGCCGACCTAGCTAAACTTGTTGGACCAATGATTACGTATTTATTGCCATTATTAATTGGTTTTACCGGTGGTAGAATGATTTATGATATTCGCGGTGGTGTTGTAGGTGCTGTCGCAACAATGGGGGTTATCGTCGGAACGGATATCCCGATGTTCTTAGGAGCTATGATCATGGGACCTATTGGCGGATTTGCCATTAAGAAATTTGACCAATTGGTTCATGGAAGAATTAAATCCGGCTTTGAAATGCTCGTAAATAATTTCTCGGCTGGTATCATCGGTGGTGCTTTAACCTTAGTAGCCTTTAAAGGTGTAGGACCAGTTGTGGAGGCAATTAGTAAGGTATTAGCTTCAGGTGTTCAATTTATTGTCAATCATCATGCATTACCATTAGCAAACCTTTTCATTGAACCAGCAAAGGTATTATTCTTAAATAATGCGATTAATCACGGCATCTTAAGTCCATTAGGAATTGAGCAAGCAGCAAAAACAGGAAAGTCAATCCTGTTCATGTTGGAAACAAACCCTGGTCCAGGACTTGGTATTCTTCTTGCTTACTGGTTATTTGGTAAAGGAACAGCAAAACAAACAGCGCCTGGTGCAGCTATCATTCACTTCTTAGGTGGTATTCATGAAATTTACTTCCCATATATTTTAATGAAACCAATGCTTATTTTTGCAGCAATGGCAGGTGGAGTAAGTGGAGTATTCACATTCACTCTTTTCCATGCAGGTCTTGTAGCAGTTCCATCACCAGGTAGTATTTTTGCTCTTTTGGCAATGACTCCAAAAGGTGGATATATCGGGACCCTTGCAGGGGTAATTGTAGCTACAGCAGTTTCATTCGCGGTTGCTTCATTAATCCTGAAAACAAGCAAAACAAAGGATGAAGATTTAACTTCTGCTACTGCAAAAATGGAAGAAATGAAAGGGAAGAAAAGTAGTGTTTCTTCTATATTAACTAGTGAAGGTACACAAGCTTCAATCGATCCTAAAAAAGTAAACAAAATTGTATTCGCTTGTGATGCAGGTATGGGTTCAAGTGCAATGGGTGCTTCCATTTTAAGAAATAAGACTCAAAAGGCCGGTTTAGATATTACTGTAATTAATACAGCCATTAACAATTTGCCAAATGATGCAGATGTGGTTGTTACACATAAAGATCTAACCGATAGAGCAAAAGCGAAGCTTCCTAATGCTACACACATTTCAGTAGAAAACTTCTTAAATAGTCCTAGGTATGACGAATTAATAAACAATCTCAAGTCCAAATAATTTCTAGAAAAGCCTAGTTAGTGATAGCTAGGCTTTTCTAGTGTGTAAGTTGCTGCGCACATCCAGGTGAGGATTACGAGAAAAAATAGTGTGTTTTTATAACTGTTATTTAAAAGTGTCAACAACTAATTTGACTAATTTAGTATTTCATCCTGTTGTATAAGGATTTTTACCGACTTATTATTAAATTGTGGGTATTAATTTTAATTTTGGCAACATGCTAAGATTGGAGGATGAAACCGAAACCTTTTAAGCGGGGTGAAAAATATGTATATTTCTGCAAGAGAAAGACAGATTCTAGAGATTTTGCTTACTGAAACAAATGAGCTGACTGTGAAAGACTTAGCTGACCAAATTGGCGTAAGCGGAAGAACTATTCACCGAGATTTAAAGAATGTTGAAGATATTCTTAACGAATACGAGCTTACTTTGGAAAAAAAGTCAGGTGTAGGCATCCAAATTACTGGTGACCGAAATAGAATTCATGAACTTGAACTATTTTTATATAATCTCTTTAAAACAGAATATACACCAGATGAACGTCAAACAGTTATTTTATGTGATTTGCTAGAGTCAAAAGGGCCTGTCAAGCTTTTGGGTCTTGCAAATGACCTCAATGTTACCATTGCTACTGTAAGTAGTGATTTAACAAAATTAGAAGAACGTTTGCAATCATTTGGGTTATCACTCGTCAGAAGAAGAGGGTACGGAGTTGAAATAGAAGGTCCAGAAGGCGCCAAAAGACAAGCAATGAGAAAAATGATAGCCGAGTATTTAAATGAGTCAGAAATCTTATCGTTTGCGAGAGAAAGTATACAAAGACGATCAACTAAGAATATCAATACGATTTCAGAGAGGCTTTTAGGGCTCGTCGAAAAGAAAAAATTACTCGTAGTAGAAAAGGTGATTGAATCTATTAGTCTTGATCTCCCTTATTCAATGGCAGATAGTGCTTATATTGGTTTAGTGGTTCACTTAGCGCTTGCGGTGGAACGAATCCAAAAAGGTGAGGCGATAACAATAGATCAATCCTACCTACAAAATCAGCAATTAACAAAGGAATACAAATTTGCAAAAAAGATTGTTGAGCAATTGGAACAAGTTTTTCAAATAAAGATTCCTGAAGCTGAAATTGGGTATATCACCATGCACTTAAAGGGTGCAAAGTTACGCCATGACAATGAATACCTAATAGAAGCGTCGAATTCACATGTTGCAATTAAAACAAAAGGTCTTATTGAATTTGTAGGTAACCGATTAGGTAAAGACTTATCGGGTAATCGTTCTTTATTTGAAGGGTTGGTTTTACATTTAACGC
The Neobacillus sp. PS3-40 genome window above contains:
- a CDS encoding MarR family transcriptional regulator; protein product: MAEHNENFVDRKREILQEVQGLFEAVARKLKHKIQHSQSAFQLAGGQVFVMMMLHRQEICKASDIAAHLGITSGAVTGLTDKMVKMGILNRIRSEEDRRVVQFSLTAKGIEVLEHIRQERLQMLLGTFENLGTEDLEKMLEVFTKLNAVL
- a CDS encoding MDR family MFS transporter; its protein translation is MTETILTPKQIRWIVTGLMLGLLLSSLDQTIVSTAMPTVIADLHGLSLYSWVFSIYMLTSTTSVPIFGKLADLFGRRLIYLIGMGFFLVGSALCGFSHNMTELIIFRAIQGIGAGALMPIAMTVIGDIFPPERRGKMQGLFGAVFGLSSVVGPAIGGFIVDNFNWQWIFYINLPIGIAAAIVLAIFLKESKSDEKKSIDWGGALVLTGAVVTLLLALVLGGGTESDTGTHYPWGSPQIIGLFSASAILIASFILIESKVKEPIIPLHLFKKRVISVSSIVGFFMGIGMFGAITYIPLFVQGVIGSSASRAGYILTPLMLSLILSSIIGGRIIAKVSYRVIIVTSMCIMTIGFYLMSQMDIHTTNSAIVLYMIISGFGMGALMPVLTIAVQSAVPKEQRGVATSSSQFFRSIGATLGVSVMGALMTNKMNEGIQNLGTILPNIPKEVIAKFANPQILLNAKARASMPPALLDQVRGVLANSITVIFVSGVIFIIIGLIAGLFMGRERLKKTEENEPKEALKTKPELT
- a CDS encoding aminodeoxychorismate/anthranilate synthase component II translates to MILVIDNYDSFTHNLIQYIRQVTEHEVIIKRNDHITIEQIEKLQPDYILLSPGPGNPTEAGICLKIVEYFHKTIPILGVCLGHQTIAQAFGGTVEKANHPMHGKISMIKHDEKGVFCKIASPMQVTRYHSLIVHKETLPRELEITALTEDGEIMAIRHKKFPVEGVQFHPEAILTELGMKMIDNFFNQHDRKDY
- the pabB gene encoding aminodeoxychorismate synthase component I, which codes for MSQENHYQLFYEFADQTGKKKSMLFENPIEIIEVYKIEEVKIALEKIQAATRSGYYAAGYVSYEAAPAFDQAFLVHSDSIMPLLWFGIYKSPDQKPKINENQLFKVGDWLPDTSTQQYHLAISTIKKAIEKGDTYQVNYTIRLRSQFEGNDFAFYRQLSKAQSSNYSAYLNTGKFRILSASPELFFHWKDGSITTRPMKGTCMRGRFLEEDEENSRWLHQSEKNRAENVMIVDLLRNDLGVVSIPGSVKVPKLFEIEKYPTVLQMTSTITAETSPETTLIDVFSALFPCGSITGAPKISTMKIISSLENSPREVYCGAIGYITPDNEAIFNVPIRTVVIDSETGKMEYGVGGGITWDSEIEDEYQEALTKAMLLKEKTPKFGLLESLRLENGGYDLLDRHLHRLQRSADYFGFPIYEQEIREKLVDYARNHPHNTEKVRLVVQKDGEVSLQGEILPILNNPLPYRLATEPISKQNRFLYHKTTNREVYDQQRFMHQDVFDVLLWNEDGELTEFTIGNLVVKLDGQLYTPPIECGLLAGTMREELLANGKIIEHILAKKDLERASQVWLINSVRRWVPVYLDKLLGKK
- a CDS encoding PTS mannitol transporter subunit IICBA — its product is MNQTVNDKSDVKVKIQRFGSYLSGMVMPNIGAFIAWGLITALFIPTGWWPNADLAKLVGPMITYLLPLLIGFTGGRMIYDIRGGVVGAVATMGVIVGTDIPMFLGAMIMGPIGGFAIKKFDQLVHGRIKSGFEMLVNNFSAGIIGGALTLVAFKGVGPVVEAISKVLASGVQFIVNHHALPLANLFIEPAKVLFLNNAINHGILSPLGIEQAAKTGKSILFMLETNPGPGLGILLAYWLFGKGTAKQTAPGAAIIHFLGGIHEIYFPYILMKPMLIFAAMAGGVSGVFTFTLFHAGLVAVPSPGSIFALLAMTPKGGYIGTLAGVIVATAVSFAVASLILKTSKTKDEDLTSATAKMEEMKGKKSSVSSILTSEGTQASIDPKKVNKIVFACDAGMGSSAMGASILRNKTQKAGLDITVINTAINNLPNDADVVVTHKDLTDRAKAKLPNATHISVENFLNSPRYDELINNLKSK